The proteins below are encoded in one region of Sminthopsis crassicaudata isolate SCR6 chromosome 1, ASM4859323v1, whole genome shotgun sequence:
- the LOC141545406 gene encoding uncharacterized protein LOC141545406 — protein sequence MAEAALGLEAEALGSGKLRNVPEGEWAPRPGPGLPGANLVAFRRPSELVLCDWGESENGSEGSCKGAGARGSPGERSPRPWLGLSRPGGSGESRDGAELSAAMAQETNQTQVPLLCTTGCGFYGNPRTNGMCSVCYKDFLQRQQNSGRLSPPVASSPSPAVLETFPAACAEEADPTPEDGLARSSSQTPVTHQMTAMSISKEDAHSQADEAISTAPSSGSLLETSQSSSEEEKSCEKPKPKKNRCFACRKKVGLTAPGRRSLSALPGDRGAALLWKLPCSPVLPHSLPSTSVTHFWPWMLSHFLQALTAAVEISFVPCTGTQKSTVVPLTTRPRPLRRSARRTPSSWLRRFGNCEGAEPRLKLALGALPRSQGAEGSCHLLRTPQLLWTLSECC from the exons ATGGCGGAGGCAGCCCTAGGGTTGGAGGCAGAAGCCCTTGGCTCAG ggaaactgagaaaCGTGCCAGAGGGTGAGTGGGCGCCTCGGCCCGGACCAGGCCTTCCAGGGGCCAATCTCGTGGCTTTCCGGAGGCCATCAGAGCTGGTGTTATGCGACTGGGGAGAGAGTGAGAATGGGTCAGAAGGCTCTTGTAAAGGTGCAGGTGCCCGGGGATCCCCTGGGGAGCGCTCTCCCAGGCCCTGGCTCGGCCTGAGCCGTCCGGGAGGTTCCGGCGAGTCTCGGGACG GAGCTGAGCTCAGCGCAGCCATGGCCCAGGAGACCAACCAGACGCAGGTGCCCCTCCTCTGCACCACAGGCTGTGGCTTCTATGGAAACCCTCGAACCAACGGCATGTGCTCTGTCTGCTACAAGGATTTCCTCCAGCGGCAACAGAATAGTGGGCGACTAAGTCCCCCAG TAGCCAGCAGCCCCAGTCCTGCTGTCCTGGAGACTTTCCCTGCAGCATGTGCGGAGGAGGCGGACCCTACACCTGAGGATGGCCTAGCCAG ATCGAGCTCTCAGACTCCCGTGACCCACCAGATGACGGCCATGAGCATATCGAAGGAAGACGCCCACAGCCAGGCAGACGAGGCCATCTCCACGGCTCCCTCCTCAG GTTCTCTTCTTGAGACATCTCAGAGCTCCTCTGAGGAAGAGAAGTCATGCGAGAAACCCAAACCGAAAAAGAACCGCTGCTTTGCTTGTCGGAAGAAAGTGGGTCTGACAG CCCCAGGAAGACGGAGCTTATCGGCGCTCCCAGGAGACCGAGGGGCAGCTCTACTCTGGAAGCTCCCGTGCTCGCCAGTGCTTCCCCATTCATTGCCAAGCACCTCAGTAACCCACTTCTGGCCCTGGATGCTCTCTCATTTTCTGCAG GCTTTGACTGCCGCTGTGGAAATCTCTTTTGTGCCATGCACCGGTACTCAGAAAAGCACAGTTGTCCCTTTGACTACAAGGCCGAGGCCGCTGAGAAGATCCGCAAGGAGAACCCCATCATCGTGGCTGAGAAGATTCGGAAATTGTGAA ggAGCAGAGCCTCGGCTCAAGCTGGCCCTTGGGGCCCTTCCCAGAAGCCAGGGGGCAGAAGGAAGCTGCCATCTTCTCAGGACTCCACAACTGCTCTGGACTCTTAGTGAGTGCTGCTGA